The window GGCCCGAACACCGCGCAGGCTGTGGCCCTGTATTGCCTGTGGCTGACGTCCTCCCGAGGAGCGCCGCCGGGTGGTAAGCGGGCATCAAAAACATCGGAATGAAACACGTAGGATTCGGGTTGAGCAGGAAGTCCAGACCCATACGTAACGTGGTGTTGTGTGCGGGTGTGGTGGTCTTTTTAACCCTCTCGCCGGCTAAGGCACAGGACGACCCTGACCCGGGCCGGTTTACCGAGGAGATCCTGGGCTTCGAGGCCTGGGATCTGAAAAATGCGATACCTGCACAACCTATTCTCTTTGCCGGCAGCTCCAGCATCCGAATGTGGCAGACAGGGGTCTATTTCCCAGACCTGCCGGTTGTCAACCGGGGTTTCGGCGGCTCGCACATCTCAGACGTCAACTTCTACCTGGAGCGCACGGTGTTGAAATATGCGCCACGCGCCATCGTCTTTTATGCCGGCGATAATGACATCTCCGGCGGCAAAACCCCCGAGCGAGTACTTGAAGACTACAAGGCGTTTGTCGCCAGGGTGCACGCTCGTTTGCCGGCGGTCGACATCTTTTTTATTCCCATCAAACCGAGTCTGGCGCGTTGGACCCTCTGGCCGCAGATGCTCCGGGCCAATGCGATGATCGCCGAGTACTCTGGCGGCGAGCCTCGCCTCCACTACATCGATGTCGCCACCCCTATGCTGGGGGTGGACGGGATGCCTCGGCCGGAGTTTTTCCTGGAAGATGGGCTCCACCTGAACCGGGACGGCTACGACCTGTGGACGCAGATCGCTCGGCCGCACATGCTCCACATATTGAAGCAACGGTCGGTCGGGCGTGGGCCAGGCCGCTGATGCCGGCTTACTTGCTGGCTTTCCGGAACGCCTTCAGCCAGGCTTCGGCCATGAGGGCATTGCCGGCGGGCGCCGGGTGAACGCCGTCGGGGCACCAGTAGGAAGCGGGGGCTTGCTTGAGCGCCGCGTCGAAGAGGGTTTGATAGGGTACCCACTGGGCCTTGTAGTCGACGGCTACCCGCTTCGCTGCAGCGCGGTACGTATCAAATTCTGGCTGCCAGCTTTCGTTGATGGCGGTTCCGCCGGCGACGGCGAAGGGTTCACACAGGATGAGCCGCACATCCGGAAGCGCCGCACGCGTTCGATCCAGAAGCGCGCGGTAATCGCGCTCGTACACTTCCACCGTCCCGTCGTAGTTGCCGTTCAGCTTGTGCCAGAAGTCGTTCACGCCGATCAACATGCTCAGGACGTGCGGGGCCAGCGTGATACAGTCCGCATCCCATCGTTCGGCGAGCTGATACACCTTGTTGCCGCTGATGCCGCGATTAAAACACTGCCAGTCCATCTTCGGTTGCCGGGCGCGCAGTTGCGCCGCCGCAAGCATCGCGTAGCCGCTTCCCAGACTGCGGCCGGAGTTGGCCTCCTGGTTCTCCTTGTTGCGGCCGGCGTCCGTGATGCTATCTCCCTGAAAAACAACCACGCTGCCGGCGGGCAAACCGGTCGTTGACAGATCGGCTTCGTCGTTGAGTTCGGACGAGATGAGATCGGGCATATACAGGCCAGCGCCGACCGTAAACGCGCTTGCTTTGAGAAACTGGCGGCGATTCGATCCGAAAGAGGGCATAACGGCAGCAGGTGAAGGAGATGGAGGTCCAATGAGGATCGGACCAAG is drawn from Rhodothermales bacterium and contains these coding sequences:
- a CDS encoding SGNH/GDSL hydrolase family protein — its product is MKHVGFGLSRKSRPIRNVVLCAGVVVFLTLSPAKAQDDPDPGRFTEEILGFEAWDLKNAIPAQPILFAGSSSIRMWQTGVYFPDLPVVNRGFGGSHISDVNFYLERTVLKYAPRAIVFYAGDNDISGGKTPERVLEDYKAFVARVHARLPAVDIFFIPIKPSLARWTLWPQMLRANAMIAEYSGGEPRLHYIDVATPMLGVDGMPRPEFFLEDGLHLNRDGYDLWTQIARPHMLHILKQRSVGRGPGR
- a CDS encoding SGNH/GDSL hydrolase family protein, which encodes MPSFGSNRRQFLKASAFTVGAGLYMPDLISSELNDEADLSTTGLPAGSVVVFQGDSITDAGRNKENQEANSGRSLGSGYAMLAAAQLRARQPKMDWQCFNRGISGNKVYQLAERWDADCITLAPHVLSMLIGVNDFWHKLNGNYDGTVEVYERDYRALLDRTRAALPDVRLILCEPFAVAGGTAINESWQPEFDTYRAAAKRVAVDYKAQWVPYQTLFDAALKQAPASYWCPDGVHPAPAGNALMAEAWLKAFRKASK